The DNA sequence TCAACGGTGCGCTAGAAAAAGCAAAACCAAAAACAGTCATGCTTCTTTTAGAAACAATGGCCGGACAAGGATCAACCATTGGCAACACATTTGAGCAAATCGCAACAATAATTAATCACGTAAAAAACAAAAATGATATTGGCGTATGCTTTGACACATGTCATGCATTTGCCTCTGGATATAGGTTTGACACGCCAGATCTTTATAAAAAAATGTGGAAAAATTTTGACGAAACTGTTGGAATAAAAAACATGAAAGCATTTCACATAAATGATTCAAAAAAACCGCTAGGATCAAAGGTGGACAGACACGAAGATATCGGAAAGGGAATGATTGGCAAAAATGCATTTAAAATGATCATGCAAGACCCCAGATTTATAGACATTCCAAAAATAGTGGAAACACCAATAGAAACAGGCCTAGAAGACCACAAAAGAAATATCGAAACTTTAAAAAGCTACAAAGACGAATAAAAACAGATTTAAATTAACACCCGAATCAGGAAATTAACAAAAAAAATCGATGGTGGAATGCGTGCCCCTAAAAGCCCAAACAACGACCACCACCGACAATAAGCAGTTCTCCAACCATACTACCTTACTATCAAAAAAAGGAAGGAGACAGTTTTATACTATCTCCTTTCAAATCTTACTGACAAAAATTTTATTTATTTTAATTCATAGCAACAAGAAAGAGCCGCCAAATGAGTAAATCTTAAAGTTGCGCAACAATAACAATCCAAAGCAACGCAGACTTTATGATACAATCTCAACAATGTGATGTACAACATCGCCATTTTTCCAGCTTGTAAACCCTTCAACTGCAAATGCGCAATCATGTCCTTGTGTGACTGTTAATGCTTTTGACTTATCTCGTTGAAGTGTTCGAATAACGCCTTTGCCAATCATTTCGCCATCGCGATAAACTTTAACCTTGCAACCTTGTTCTAAGTTTCCGCTTTCTACGCCAGCACCAGCAACCATCCCAACTGATTTAATTTTGAAAATAGCTTTAACTCGAGCAACGCCCAAAGTTTTTTCTTCAACTTTTCGCACATGGCTTTTAAGTACAGCTTCTTTAGCGTCTTCAAGCAACTTATAAATAATATCAAATGTTTTAATTACGGTACTTTTTTTGATAGAAGCTTTAGCACTTTTATCAATTTTAACACCAAGGCCGTAAACTAAAGATCCTGTTGTTTTTGCAAGCTCTATGTTGCTTTCGTTGATATCACCAACGCCAACATCTACTATTTTTATTTTTTCAGGCTGTTCAAGATTAAGTTTTGCAATGCTTGTAATTAAAGCTTCTTTTGACAGAAGTGTGTTCGCCTTCAGAATAATGTTAATTCCGCCTTCGCCTTCTGTTTTTTCTTGACCACCCTTAGTTGCGTCAGCAATTGTTCTAACTTGAATGTTTTTATGTTTTTTTACAGCACACGCATCTGACACAAACTCAAAAACATCACCAGGCATAGGCAACGCAGAAAAACCTGCCACTTGTGCCGGAACTGAAGGACCAGCGCTTTCAATGTTTTTGCTTAAATAGTTTTTCATTGAGCTGATTTTTCCATAAGAAGAACCACATACAAAATGATCACCACGATGAATTGTTCCGCGCTGTAAAATTACTGTTGCAACAGCTCCACGACCATGCTCCATTTTAGACTCTAAAATAAAGCCACGAGCGCAATCTGTCGAACTTGTTTTTAAATCAAGAATATCAGATTGCAAACGAATAACTTCTAGCAAATCATCAACACCTTGACCAGTTTTTCCAGAGATAGAGATATAAGGAGTTTCTCCGCCCCAATCATCTGGCAACAATCCTTGATCAGAAAGTTGACGCTTTACAATGTCAATTCGATCAGGAGAAACTTTATCAATTTTATTTAATGCTACAACCGTTGTAGCGCCAAAGCTTTTAATAGCTTTTATAGATTCTATAGTTTGAGGCTTTACACCATCATCAAGAGCAACAACCAAAACTACCAAGTCAGCAATCAACACACCGCGTTCACGCATTAATGAAAATGCTTCATGACCAGGAGTGTCTAAAAAGACTAAGTTTCCATGCTTCGTTGTTACTTCATAAGCTGCAACACCTTGAGTAATTCCACCCTTTTCACCGTCAGCAACTCGTGCTTTACGAATGAAATCAAGAAGCGTTGTTTTTCCATGATCAACATGACCGACAACAGCAACCGTAGGCAATCTTCGCTCGTCACCAGAAGAGCTCTTTGCGTCTAAAAATTTTTCTAAGACAGAATCAGAGTCAACCTTAAGGCCTTCATGCGCAACATCAAGATCAACAAGAACTTTTATAATTTGGTCTTTTTTTACAATTTGATTTTTATTTGCCAAAATTCCGCGCTTTAAAAGCTGCAAAATCAATCCAGAAACAGAACATTTCATTCTAATGGCTAACTCGCCAACCGTCATATCTTGAACGATAACCTTTTCTTGAGGAGAAAGTCCATGAGAAAAAGGCTTTACAAATTCAACATGACTAAAGCGCCTCCGAAGGAAGCTTACTTGATCATCGCTTAAAATAAAGTCGTCCCCATACGAACCAGCTTTACGCTCTTTTAAAATAACAACAAGCTCATTTACTGAGACACCAAACTGATTAGAAAAATCTTTAATTCGCATGAACCAACAACTCTATACGTAGCGTAGTTTTAAAATTTTGACCCTGAAGTATCCTGAGACCCTAAGCCAACTTCCTCAAGTCCATGACCAGAAGAAACAAGCTCAATTTCTAACCCCAACAATTCTGAAGCCAGGCCTATGTTTTGACCAAGTTTACCAATAGCAAGCGCTCTTTGGTCTTCACTGACCCAAGCGCGAGCTCTTTTATCATCTAATAATTCAACTCTGTTAACCTCTGCGGGACGCAAAGCAAGAGCAACAAGCTCTTCTTTTGAATTTCCCCACGAGAAAACATCTATTTTTTCACCATCAAGCTCTTTTAAAATAGGCTTAATTCTGCCGCCGCCAACACCAATACATGTCCCAACAGGATCAATGTTTGGATCGTTTTGCGACACAATAACCTTGCTCTTGTATCCAGCTCGACGAGCAACAGCTTTAACCTCAATCAATTTATCATAAATTTCAGGGATTTCTAATTCAAGCAAGCGAGCCAAAAACTCACCAGATGAACGATCTAAAATAAGCTGTCCAGTGCTACGATGCTCCTGATGAACTGTTTTTAAAAGTGCCCGGATAGGGCGACCGATAACATAAGTTTCTGTGGGAATAGACAGAGACCTTGGCAAGAAGGCCATGGTGTCTCTAAGCATAACAAGCGCACCATTTTGCTCATGTTTATGAACAACGCCCTGCACGATATGACCCTCTTTGTCTTTAAACGCTTCGTAAACACTTAAAGCTTCAATATCTTTAAGTCTTGCCGCGATAACCTGACGAGCTTTTAATATTTCAACACGCCCAATAGGCTCTTCAAACGCTATCCAAACTTTATCGCCAAGCGTAATACCGCTTTGTACGGCCTGAGCCTTTTTTAGCGATATTTCCATGACTGGATCTTCAACGGTAGCAACGACAAGTTTTTCAACTTCAACAAGAATTGATTCTGTTTTTTTGTTTACAGAGACTCTCAAAATCGCTTCTGGGTACTTTTTAGAATAAGCTGCCAAAATGCCTTCACAAATAACACTCTGCAAAGACGCTTGGTCTAAACCTTTTTCATCAACAAGTTCTGCAATAACTTTATTTAACATTTTATAACAAGGACCCCGATTTTGAGAATTACAATTTTCTTTAAAGATATTTTTGATAAGTAACATAAAATATTATAGCCAAAAAAATAAAAATGAAAAGTAGAAAGATAGCTACCCCGTTTTTTTTGGATCATCTCTTTGATATTATTATTATTTATATATAGATATTTATATCTTATAGTAATAGGTGAATCGTGTTTATGTGGATAACTCGCAACCAAACTAGGTGTTTTTGTTGTTCTAATAGTCTTTTTTTTCTTTAAAAACATGTGGATAAGTGGTGGATAACTATGTGGATAACTCATGGGGGGTAGTGCCTTTGTGGGCTCTGGATCGCGCTATCGCAATGTTGCACACTTGGATTTCCTGATCCAGAGCCAGTATTTGATCATTGGATGGGGATAGGGGGGGTGAGTTATCCACAAGTTATCCACCACTTATCCACCACTTATCCACATAAAATTATTTACCCAAAAATGTACTTTTGTATAAAATGACTCCAAGAGTTAGTCATGGCAAATGGTGACTTTAAATAATTTTGAGATATTGAGTGCTCTGGAAAGTAAATTGAAATCCCTTGAGCGTTTTTTAGTTTTTGGCCTACACAGTTAGCAACTACAAATTGAGGTATTATGTCTAACCCTTCTTGCAGGGCGCTGCTCAATTCTCTTTGAAGGGCTACCTCGCGAGATTTATCTTTGATACTTATGTGCTGAACGTGCTGCTGTATATTTAAAAAAAAGTGACCAAGGTCTATGTAGCTTGGTTCGTCAAAGCAGGTGCAGTATTTTGTTGATTTGCACTTTCTTAATATGTCTGAAGCGCTATGATTTGTTTGATGTTGCAAAGCCTCTATTAACAATTCTGAGACTTTGCTGATGCTATCTTCTAGCGCCTGAGAAAAAGAAAGATCAAGTGCTGATTGGGTATATTCATTTATTATTTTTTGATAGTTTTGCTCATATGAAAACACAAGCTGCTGGGCAAGTTCTTTTGGGCTTAGGCTTTGTTTTAGCAGTGGCTTTAGGGCTAGCTCATAATTCCAACCTGTTCCATACTCTACCTCTTGCGATGAAACCATGTATTGAGAATATTTTTTTGCTATCGATGCAATTCCTATCATAGACATGAGGCATGCGTCAAACCCTA is a window from the Candidatus Dependentiae bacterium genome containing:
- a CDS encoding deoxyribonuclease IV, with translation MHKKNNLLGAHVSIADGFYNAIKQGEKIGATCIQIFTKSNRQWASKKITQPDIDLFINTQNNSNISVVVAHASYLINLGSKTKETLEKSIAALVEELQRCDDLKIPYLVLHPGTMHSSSEEESLLFTADQINGALEKAKPKTVMLLLETMAGQGSTIGNTFEQIATIINHVKNKNDIGVCFDTCHAFASGYRFDTPDLYKKMWKNFDETVGIKNMKAFHINDSKKPLGSKVDRHEDIGKGMIGKNAFKMIMQDPRFIDIPKIVETPIETGLEDHKRNIETLKSYKDE
- the infB gene encoding translation initiation factor IF-2, which translates into the protein MRIKDFSNQFGVSVNELVVILKERKAGSYGDDFILSDDQVSFLRRRFSHVEFVKPFSHGLSPQEKVIVQDMTVGELAIRMKCSVSGLILQLLKRGILANKNQIVKKDQIIKVLVDLDVAHEGLKVDSDSVLEKFLDAKSSSGDERRLPTVAVVGHVDHGKTTLLDFIRKARVADGEKGGITQGVAAYEVTTKHGNLVFLDTPGHEAFSLMRERGVLIADLVVLVVALDDGVKPQTIESIKAIKSFGATTVVALNKIDKVSPDRIDIVKRQLSDQGLLPDDWGGETPYISISGKTGQGVDDLLEVIRLQSDILDLKTSSTDCARGFILESKMEHGRGAVATVILQRGTIHRGDHFVCGSSYGKISSMKNYLSKNIESAGPSVPAQVAGFSALPMPGDVFEFVSDACAVKKHKNIQVRTIADATKGGQEKTEGEGGINIILKANTLLSKEALITSIAKLNLEQPEKIKIVDVGVGDINESNIELAKTTGSLVYGLGVKIDKSAKASIKKSTVIKTFDIIYKLLEDAKEAVLKSHVRKVEEKTLGVARVKAIFKIKSVGMVAGAGVESGNLEQGCKVKVYRDGEMIGKGVIRTLQRDKSKALTVTQGHDCAFAVEGFTSWKNGDVVHHIVEIVS
- the nusA gene encoding transcription termination factor NusA, whose amino-acid sequence is MLNKVIAELVDEKGLDQASLQSVICEGILAAYSKKYPEAILRVSVNKKTESILVEVEKLVVATVEDPVMEISLKKAQAVQSGITLGDKVWIAFEEPIGRVEILKARQVIAARLKDIEALSVYEAFKDKEGHIVQGVVHKHEQNGALVMLRDTMAFLPRSLSIPTETYVIGRPIRALLKTVHQEHRSTGQLILDRSSGEFLARLLELEIPEIYDKLIEVKAVARRAGYKSKVIVSQNDPNIDPVGTCIGVGGGRIKPILKELDGEKIDVFSWGNSKEELVALALRPAEVNRVELLDDKRARAWVSEDQRALAIGKLGQNIGLASELLGLEIELVSSGHGLEEVGLGSQDTSGSKF